The following are encoded together in the Adhaeribacter arboris genome:
- a CDS encoding HAMP domain-containing sensor histidine kinase translates to MTIRSKLTLQFAVIFSFILILFSVFIYVFVSLYQERDFQQNLKNRANIVAHVYLDANQVSQETYRKILRQYNQSLPYEIVNVYDNTGKLVFQEGEGRLPVSKEILSALQQNIEVMQLVQGRQLVGVPYFDAKNKKKYLVIASSIDANSRQQLRELRLILSFGCLIAVVIVLAAGWVFARQALRPITKVVQEVEKISASDLHLRLTDSVGKDELSHLAHTFNKMLDRLEQAFAMQKTFISNASHELRTPLTAMIGELEVALMKPRAAHEYERVLHATLNEAKLLTQLSNGLLQIAQASFDISKIELKKVRFDEVVFLASEEVKKRHRQAKIDINFENLPEDESKLFCKANESLLLIAFINVFENACKFSPPEGLISATIHVTPAQLQLRVQDRGVGIKNEDLQHVFVPFFRADNVRDISGHGIGLPLAEKIIKLHQGTIQINSALHVGTEVLISLPAAF, encoded by the coding sequence ATGACTATCCGCTCGAAATTAACGCTTCAATTCGCGGTTATATTTTCGTTTATTCTTATTCTCTTTTCGGTTTTTATTTACGTGTTTGTGTCGCTTTACCAGGAAAGAGATTTTCAGCAAAACTTAAAAAACCGGGCCAATATTGTCGCGCACGTTTACCTCGACGCCAACCAGGTAAGTCAGGAAACATACCGGAAAATTTTGCGGCAGTATAACCAATCTTTGCCTTACGAAATTGTAAACGTTTATGATAACACCGGTAAACTGGTTTTCCAGGAAGGAGAGGGTAGGTTACCGGTAAGCAAAGAAATACTCTCAGCTTTGCAGCAAAATATCGAAGTCATGCAGCTGGTGCAGGGAAGGCAATTAGTGGGGGTGCCGTACTTCGACGCGAAAAATAAAAAAAAATACCTGGTAATTGCTTCTTCCATTGATGCCAATAGCCGGCAGCAGTTGCGCGAGTTGCGGCTTATTTTATCTTTTGGCTGTTTAATAGCCGTGGTTATTGTTTTAGCGGCGGGTTGGGTATTTGCCCGGCAGGCTTTGCGGCCCATCACCAAAGTAGTACAGGAAGTTGAGAAAATCAGCGCCTCGGATTTGCATTTAAGATTAACCGATTCGGTGGGTAAAGACGAGTTATCGCATTTGGCGCATACGTTTAATAAAATGCTCGACCGGCTGGAGCAAGCTTTCGCCATGCAAAAAACGTTTATTTCCAACGCTTCGCACGAACTTCGTACCCCGCTTACCGCCATGATCGGAGAGTTGGAAGTTGCCTTAATGAAGCCCCGCGCCGCCCACGAATACGAGCGGGTATTGCACGCTACCCTCAACGAAGCCAAGCTTTTAACGCAGCTTTCTAATGGGTTATTACAAATTGCGCAGGCCAGCTTTGATATCTCTAAAATAGAATTAAAAAAAGTCCGGTTCGATGAAGTGGTTTTTTTGGCGAGTGAGGAAGTAAAAAAACGCCACCGCCAGGCTAAAATTGATATTAATTTTGAAAACCTACCCGAAGACGAAAGTAAATTATTTTGTAAAGCGAACGAATCATTGTTGTTAATTGCCTTCATCAACGTTTTTGAAAATGCCTGTAAATTTTCGCCACCGGAAGGATTAATATCGGCCACTATACATGTTACCCCGGCGCAATTACAATTGCGGGTGCAGGATAGGGGAGTCGGGATTAAAAATGAAGATTTGCAGCATGTTTTCGTTCCTTTTTTCCGGGCCGATAATGTCCGGGATATCTCGGGCCACGGTATTGGTTTGCCACTCGCCGAAAAAATTATCAAATTGCACCAAGGTACCATTCAAATTAATTCGGCGCTTCACGTCGGTACCGAAGTTTTAATTTCACTTCCCGCAGCATTTTAA
- a CDS encoding SulP family inorganic anion transporter has translation MKSIDGISFKSLSSDLPAGLVVFLVALPLCLGISLASGAPLVAGVIAGIVGGIVVSLLSGSSLSVSGPAAGLTVIVLNGITKLGSFEAFQLAVVIAGLLQLTLGFLKAGIIGHYFPSSVIKGMLAAIGLTLILKQIPHFLGVDKDFFGEMEFLQFDGRNTFTEMTYAMQHVEKGALIVGIISLLIIILWDNPKLKKYAFFKFVPSALIAVLVALGLNYFFRISTPVLTIGTEHLVQLPAMDSWEKMVNQLSQPDWSAFKNVDVYILALTIAIIASLETLLSVEAVDRMDPLKRVTPTNRELKAQGIGNFISGLLGGLPMTAVIVRSSANINSGAKTKLSAFTHGILLTISVLFLSPFLNLIPLSALAAVLLVVGYKLTKPALYVNQFKLGWEQFIPFIVTIVAILFTDLLIGISIGLAVGVFFILKANYKTPYFFHKEQHHEGEVIRLQLSENVSFLNKASILLTLHHLPDNSEIIVDGSKSTFIDYDVLDAIQNFKINAHERNIRLHLKNIPEVISTNAH, from the coding sequence ATGAAGTCAATAGATGGTATTTCATTTAAAAGTCTGAGCAGTGATTTGCCCGCAGGATTGGTAGTTTTTTTAGTTGCTTTACCGCTTTGTTTGGGTATTTCGTTAGCGTCCGGGGCTCCCTTAGTAGCAGGGGTTATTGCGGGCATTGTGGGAGGTATTGTTGTTTCCCTTTTAAGTGGCTCCTCTTTAAGTGTTAGTGGACCGGCGGCCGGATTAACCGTAATTGTTTTAAATGGTATTACTAAGTTAGGTTCTTTCGAAGCATTTCAGTTAGCGGTAGTAATTGCCGGACTGTTGCAGCTTACTTTAGGATTCCTGAAAGCCGGTATTATCGGGCATTATTTTCCGTCGAGCGTGATTAAAGGCATGTTGGCAGCCATTGGTTTGACTTTAATTTTAAAACAAATTCCTCACTTTTTAGGGGTCGATAAAGATTTCTTCGGTGAAATGGAGTTTTTACAGTTCGACGGCCGGAATACGTTTACCGAAATGACGTACGCCATGCAGCACGTGGAAAAAGGTGCTTTAATCGTGGGAATTATTTCTCTGCTGATTATCATCTTGTGGGATAATCCTAAGTTAAAAAAATACGCCTTTTTTAAATTTGTGCCTTCCGCTTTAATTGCGGTATTGGTAGCTTTAGGGCTTAATTATTTTTTCCGGATTAGTACGCCAGTTTTAACTATCGGCACCGAACATTTGGTACAGTTACCAGCTATGGATTCTTGGGAAAAAATGGTAAATCAGTTAAGCCAGCCAGATTGGAGCGCTTTTAAAAATGTCGACGTTTATATTTTAGCCCTGACCATTGCCATTATTGCCTCCCTCGAAACGCTGTTAAGTGTAGAAGCAGTAGACCGGATGGATCCCTTGAAGCGGGTTACGCCGACTAACCGCGAATTAAAAGCCCAGGGAATCGGTAATTTTATCAGTGGTTTACTGGGTGGTTTGCCCATGACGGCCGTAATAGTGCGGAGTTCGGCTAATATAAATTCCGGTGCTAAAACTAAATTGTCGGCTTTTACGCATGGTATTTTGCTTACCATAAGTGTATTGTTTTTATCGCCTTTTTTAAATCTTATTCCTTTATCGGCACTGGCCGCGGTATTATTGGTAGTAGGTTACAAACTTACCAAGCCGGCTTTATATGTCAATCAATTTAAACTAGGTTGGGAACAATTTATTCCGTTTATTGTAACTATAGTAGCTATATTGTTTACTGACTTGCTCATTGGTATCTCTATCGGTTTGGCAGTGGGGGTATTCTTTATCCTAAAGGCGAATTACAAAACTCCTTACTTTTTTCATAAGGAGCAGCACCACGAAGGTGAGGTAATTCGGTTGCAACTAAGCGAAAACGTATCGTTCTTAAACAAGGCCAGTATATTACTAACATTGCACCACTTGCCCGATAACAGCGAAATAATAGTAGATGGCTCCAAGTCAACGTTTATTGATTACGATGTGCTTGATGCCATTCAGAATTTTAAAATTAATGCGCACGAACGTAACATTCGCCTGCATTTAAAAAATATACCCGAAGTTATATCCACGAACGCACACTAA
- a CDS encoding carbonic anhydrase, whose protein sequence is MEKIFENNRKWVADKLVQDKDYFKRLALGQKPRYLFIGCSDSRVPANDVCGTGPGEMFVHRNIANMVVNTDMNMLSVLQYAVEVLGVQDVIVCGHYGCGGVKAAMGDQQYGLIDNWLRNIKDIMPSHQEELQNLQDEEARWRRMVELNVKEQVNNLYKTTIVQNAIKAGKTLKLHGLVYDIANGILKDINWSTEDFKLYAESYHLNMENTTSQLTEVVPQE, encoded by the coding sequence ATGGAAAAAATATTTGAAAATAACCGTAAATGGGTAGCTGATAAATTAGTACAAGATAAAGATTATTTTAAAAGACTGGCTTTAGGTCAGAAACCGCGTTACTTGTTTATTGGCTGTTCCGATAGCCGGGTACCGGCCAACGATGTATGCGGTACAGGACCGGGCGAAATGTTTGTGCACCGCAATATTGCCAATATGGTAGTTAATACCGATATGAACATGTTATCGGTGTTGCAGTACGCCGTGGAAGTATTAGGGGTACAAGATGTAATTGTTTGCGGCCATTATGGTTGTGGCGGGGTAAAAGCGGCTATGGGCGATCAGCAATATGGTTTAATCGATAACTGGCTGCGCAATATCAAAGATATAATGCCTTCGCACCAGGAAGAACTGCAAAACTTACAAGATGAAGAGGCCCGTTGGCGCCGCATGGTGGAGTTAAACGTAAAGGAGCAAGTAAATAATTTATACAAGACCACCATCGTGCAGAACGCTATCAAAGCGGGTAAAACCTTAAAATTGCACGGTTTGGTGTACGATATTGCCAATGGTATCTTAAAAGATATTAACTGGTCAACCGAAGATTTTAAGCTCTACGCGGAAAGTTATCACCTAAACATGGAAAATACTACTTCTCAACTAACTGAGGTAGTACCGCAAGAATAA
- a CDS encoding Ig-like domain-containing protein, with amino-acid sequence MIQKHLLNSVLAVVLFFFLASCEELFDTSDTKPDGSAPAVRLEAPQNNSVFSLGNNVPIKSVISDKDRIKEMEVQVVLLADGSANQTVWGYKKNPTTNPVIVDTTINTAVLTPGNYLLRMNLVDNRTNSKVKEVFFSVK; translated from the coding sequence ATGATCCAGAAACATTTACTTAATTCGGTTTTAGCGGTAGTGCTTTTCTTTTTCCTGGCAAGTTGTGAGGAACTGTTCGATACTTCTGATACCAAGCCAGATGGTTCCGCCCCAGCCGTTAGACTGGAAGCCCCCCAAAATAACAGTGTTTTTAGCTTAGGTAATAATGTACCCATTAAATCCGTTATCAGCGACAAAGACCGCATAAAAGAAATGGAAGTGCAAGTGGTATTGTTAGCGGATGGCAGCGCCAACCAAACAGTTTGGGGGTACAAGAAGAATCCGACAACTAACCCGGTTATTGTGGATACTACCATTAATACCGCTGTTTTAACGCCGGGTAACTATTTACTCCGCATGAATTTGGTTGATAACCGGACCAACAGCAAAGTGAAAGAAGTATTTTTCTCCGTAAAATAA